Proteins encoded in a region of the Cupriavidus pauculus genome:
- a CDS encoding DUF3579 domain-containing protein — MTSNVREYFIQGITKEGKTFRPSDWAERLCGVMAQFRPEGDSGDPRYTYSPYVRPVIIGGVKNVVVDVRLRDIEPKALDFVLNFARDNDLQLVEACYLD, encoded by the coding sequence ATGACTTCCAACGTTCGCGAATATTTCATCCAAGGCATTACCAAGGAAGGCAAGACCTTTCGTCCGAGCGACTGGGCAGAACGGCTGTGCGGCGTGATGGCACAGTTCCGGCCAGAGGGCGACTCCGGCGATCCGCGCTATACGTACTCGCCGTACGTGCGGCCGGTGATCATCGGCGGGGTCAAGAACGTGGTGGTGGACGTGCGGCTGCGCGACATCGAGCCCAAGGCGCTCGACTTCGTCCTGAACTTCGCGCGCGACAACGATCTGCAGCTGGTGGAGGCCTGCTACCTCGACTGA
- a CDS encoding pyrimidine/purine nucleoside phosphorylase: MSQSNQPANQFDNVSVVKKANLYFDGKCVSHTVVFPDGTRKTLGVIFPAALTFGTGAPEIMEINAGSCRVRLQGATEWQTYGAGQQFHVPGDSKFDIEVTETLDYVCHFG, translated from the coding sequence ATGAGTCAGTCCAACCAGCCCGCCAACCAGTTCGATAACGTCAGCGTCGTCAAGAAGGCCAATCTGTATTTCGACGGCAAGTGCGTGAGCCACACGGTGGTGTTTCCCGACGGCACGCGCAAGACGCTGGGGGTGATCTTCCCGGCGGCACTGACGTTCGGCACGGGCGCGCCGGAGATCATGGAAATCAACGCGGGGTCGTGCCGCGTGCGCCTGCAGGGCGCCACCGAGTGGCAGACCTACGGCGCGGGCCAGCAGTTCCACGTGCCCGGCGACAGCAAGTTCGACATCGAAGTCACCGAAACGCTCGACTACGTCTGCCACTTCGGCTGA
- a CDS encoding VTT domain-containing protein: MVLHVDKFLGQFVQDYGVWVYGILFAIVFAETGLVVLPFLPGDSLLFIAGAMCATGAMNEWMLSGLLLVAAISGNTVNYMVGSWIGPKVFEHEWRFLDQKALRRTHDFYERHGGKTLVMARFIPIVRTFAPFVAGVSQMTFARFQLFNVLGALMWVVGLVFAGYFFGNLPFIKQYLNLIVLAGIGAAVVPLVLGGLWRLVRGNKRRPSSEH; encoded by the coding sequence ATGGTGCTCCACGTCGATAAATTCCTGGGCCAGTTCGTCCAGGACTACGGCGTCTGGGTGTACGGCATCCTGTTCGCGATCGTGTTCGCCGAAACCGGCCTCGTCGTGCTGCCGTTCCTGCCCGGCGATTCCCTGCTGTTTATCGCGGGCGCCATGTGCGCCACCGGGGCGATGAACGAATGGATGCTGTCGGGGCTGCTGCTCGTGGCGGCCATCAGCGGCAATACCGTCAACTACATGGTCGGCAGCTGGATCGGCCCGAAGGTGTTCGAGCACGAATGGCGATTCCTGGACCAGAAGGCGCTGCGCCGCACGCACGACTTCTACGAACGCCATGGCGGCAAGACGCTCGTGATGGCGCGCTTTATCCCGATCGTGCGCACGTTCGCGCCGTTCGTGGCCGGGGTCTCGCAGATGACGTTCGCACGGTTCCAGCTGTTCAACGTGCTGGGCGCGCTGATGTGGGTGGTCGGTCTCGTGTTCGCCGGCTACTTCTTCGGCAACCTGCCGTTCATCAAGCAGTATCTGAACCTGATCGTGCTGGCCGGTATCGGCGCGGCCGTGGTGCCGCTCGTGCTGGGCGGCCTCTGGCGCCTCGTGCGTGGGAACAAGCGCCGGCCTTCGTCCGAACACTGA
- a CDS encoding SirB1 family protein, protein MTSTKVLDYFASLVADEHGIPLTETALSIAQDAYPDLDLQAELAALDMLAVRLKRRIADGTPAIQRLRLLNHFFYRDLGFGANANDYYDPDNSYLNVVMKQRRGIPISLAVLFMELGQQIGLPLKGVSFPNHFLVRMTIPAGEVVLDPLTGETLSKEQLQEMLDPYLEREGIDDPNQVPLGLFLQVASHREIIARMLRNLKAIYLQESRWQRLLAVQNRLVILLPNSIEEVRDRGLAYANLECFRPALEDLEAYVQARPDAADTTQIRDRMPALRMMSRSLS, encoded by the coding sequence ATGACATCCACGAAAGTCCTGGATTACTTCGCCAGTCTCGTGGCGGACGAGCATGGCATCCCGCTTACGGAAACCGCGCTCTCGATTGCCCAGGACGCGTATCCCGATCTGGACCTGCAGGCCGAACTGGCCGCGCTGGACATGCTCGCGGTGCGGCTCAAGCGGCGGATCGCCGACGGCACGCCGGCCATTCAGCGCCTGCGGCTGCTCAATCATTTCTTTTATCGGGATCTCGGGTTCGGCGCCAACGCCAACGACTACTACGATCCCGACAACTCCTACCTCAACGTCGTCATGAAGCAGCGGCGCGGGATTCCGATCTCGCTTGCGGTGCTGTTCATGGAGCTGGGGCAGCAGATCGGCCTGCCGCTCAAGGGCGTGTCGTTTCCGAACCATTTCCTCGTGCGGATGACGATTCCCGCGGGCGAGGTGGTGCTGGACCCGCTGACGGGCGAGACACTGTCGAAGGAACAGTTGCAGGAGATGCTGGATCCCTACCTCGAACGCGAGGGCATCGACGATCCCAATCAGGTGCCGCTCGGCCTGTTCCTGCAGGTGGCGAGCCACCGCGAGATCATTGCGCGCATGCTGCGCAACCTGAAGGCCATCTATTTGCAGGAGTCGCGCTGGCAGCGGCTGCTGGCGGTACAGAACCGCCTCGTGATCCTGCTGCCGAATTCGATCGAGGAAGTGCGCGATCGCGGCCTCGCCTACGCGAACCTCGAATGCTTCCGGCCCGCGCTGGAAGATCTGGAGGCCTATGTGCAGGCGCGGCCCGATGCGGCCGACACCACGCAGATCCGCGACCGCATGCCGGCGCTGCGCATGATGAGCCGCAGCCTGAGCTGA
- a CDS encoding GNAT family N-acetyltransferase, whose protein sequence is MPTAQPSCTLRPATPADSATLCHLISALAEYEKLTHLVEATPEKIEQALFGERPHAEAVIAEVEGGQAVGFALFFHNFSTFLAKPGLYLEDLFVEPAWRGHGIGKALLRHLAALAVARGCGRFEWSVLDWNQPSIDFYEAMGADVMPDWRICRVTGDALARLGAA, encoded by the coding sequence ATGCCTACCGCCCAACCATCCTGCACGCTGCGTCCCGCCACCCCCGCCGACAGCGCGACGCTGTGTCACCTGATCTCGGCACTGGCCGAGTACGAAAAGCTCACGCACCTCGTGGAGGCCACGCCCGAAAAGATCGAGCAGGCGCTGTTCGGCGAGCGCCCCCATGCCGAAGCCGTGATCGCCGAGGTGGAAGGGGGGCAGGCGGTGGGGTTCGCGCTGTTCTTCCACAACTTCTCGACGTTCCTCGCCAAGCCGGGGCTCTACCTCGAGGACCTGTTCGTCGAGCCCGCATGGCGCGGCCACGGTATCGGCAAGGCCCTGCTGCGCCATCTGGCCGCGCTCGCGGTCGCGCGCGGCTGTGGCCGCTTCGAGTGGTCGGTGCTCGACTGGAATCAGCCCTCGATCGACTTCTACGAGGCCATGGGTGCCGACGTGATGCCCGACTGGCGCATCTGCCGCGTCACCGGCGACGCACTCGCGCGGCTTGGGGCCGCCTAG
- the murJ gene encoding murein biosynthesis integral membrane protein MurJ yields the protein MNLLKALATISSLTMLSRITGLMREILIARAFGASDMTDAFNVAFRIPNLLRRVFGEGAFSQAFVPILNEYHGRRGLADTRALIDAVSTVMTWVLVAVSALGVIGAPLVMTAVATGFRGQSETYDAAVFMTRVMFPYIGLISMVALASGILNTWRNFGVPAFTPVLLNLCLIVAALFVGPHLAQPIYAQAWGVLVGGVLQLAIQIPALRRLGVMPRLSFDVRAAWANEGVRRVIRQMLPALLAVSVAQISLIINTNIASHLAAGSVSYLTYADRLMEFPTALLGVALGTILLPSLSRASADDNREEYSGLLDWGLRLTFLLAVPCAVGLFVFGEPLTAVLFNYGRFDAHAVEMTRQALVAYGTGLLALIAVKILTPGFYARQDIRTPVKIALVVLVITQAANSVFVPLFAHAGLALSISFGSSVNALLLFFGLRRRGFYRPAPGWGLFLAQLLAAVLILAGMLLWFTRTFDWIALGATPGLRIALMASCLVLAAVVYFGTLWLMGLRYSAFRRKTTDTAIRNPQ from the coding sequence TTGAACCTGCTCAAAGCGCTCGCCACCATCAGTAGCCTGACGATGCTTTCGCGCATCACCGGCCTGATGCGCGAAATCCTGATCGCCCGCGCGTTCGGCGCCTCGGACATGACCGATGCGTTCAACGTCGCCTTCCGCATTCCCAACCTGCTGCGCCGCGTGTTCGGCGAGGGGGCGTTCTCGCAGGCGTTCGTGCCGATCCTCAACGAGTACCACGGCCGCCGCGGGCTCGCGGACACGCGCGCGCTCATCGACGCGGTGTCCACGGTGATGACATGGGTGCTCGTGGCGGTGTCCGCGCTCGGCGTCATCGGCGCCCCGCTCGTGATGACGGCCGTGGCCACGGGCTTCCGCGGCCAGAGCGAGACCTACGACGCCGCCGTGTTCATGACGCGCGTGATGTTCCCGTATATCGGCCTCATCTCCATGGTGGCGCTGGCCTCGGGCATTCTCAACACGTGGCGCAATTTCGGCGTGCCCGCGTTCACGCCGGTGCTGCTGAACCTGTGCCTGATCGTCGCGGCCCTGTTCGTGGGCCCGCACCTGGCCCAGCCGATCTATGCGCAGGCGTGGGGGGTGCTCGTGGGGGGCGTGCTGCAGCTGGCGATCCAGATTCCGGCGCTGCGCCGGCTCGGCGTGATGCCGCGGCTGTCGTTCGACGTGCGCGCGGCCTGGGCCAACGAGGGCGTGCGCCGCGTGATCCGGCAGATGCTGCCGGCGCTGCTGGCCGTGTCGGTGGCCCAGATCAGCCTGATCATCAATACCAATATCGCCTCGCATCTGGCCGCGGGCAGCGTGTCGTACCTGACCTATGCCGACCGGCTGATGGAGTTTCCGACCGCGCTGCTCGGCGTGGCGCTGGGCACCATCCTGCTGCCGAGCCTGTCGCGCGCCAGCGCCGACGACAATCGCGAGGAATACTCGGGGCTGCTCGACTGGGGGCTGCGGCTCACGTTCCTGCTCGCGGTCCCGTGCGCGGTCGGCTTGTTCGTATTCGGCGAGCCGTTGACCGCCGTCCTGTTCAACTACGGCCGCTTCGACGCCCATGCGGTCGAGATGACCCGGCAGGCGCTGGTCGCGTACGGCACGGGTCTGCTCGCGCTGATCGCGGTGAAGATCCTTACGCCCGGCTTCTACGCGCGGCAGGACATCCGCACCCCGGTCAAGATCGCGCTGGTCGTACTGGTGATCACGCAGGCCGCGAATTCGGTGTTCGTGCCGCTGTTCGCGCATGCCGGGCTCGCGCTATCGATCAGCTTCGGGTCGAGCGTCAATGCGCTGCTGCTGTTCTTCGGGCTGCGCCGCCGCGGCTTCTACCGGCCCGCGCCGGGATGGGGCCTGTTCCTGGCGCAGCTGCTTGCCGCGGTGCTGATCCTCGCGGGCATGCTGCTCTGGTTTACCCGCACGTTCGACTGGATCGCACTGGGCGCGACACCGGGGTTGCGGATCGCACTGATGGCGTCGTGCCTGGTACTTGCAGCGGTGGTCTACTTCGGTACACTGTGGCTCATGGGGCTGAGGTACTCCGCGTTTCGGCGGAAGACCACGGACACCGCCATCAGGAACCCGCAATGA
- the argF gene encoding ornithine carbamoyltransferase has protein sequence MSSTPIKHYLQFNDLSAEEYEYLLDRAQILKAKFKNYETWHPLHDRTLAMIFEKNSTRTRLSFEAGIHQLGGHAVFLNTRDSQLGRGEPIEDAAQVISRMVDIIMIRTFGQEIIERFAAHSRVPVINGLTNEYHPCQVLADVFTYIEQRGSIRGKVVAWIGDANNMAYTWIQAAERLGFTFHFSAPPGYQLDPAMVPASAASLVKVFADPLDACDGAHLVTTDVWTSMGFEAENEARKRAFKDWMVTTAMMDRAAPDALFMHCLPAHRGEEVEAAVIDGPRSVVWEEAENRLHVQKALMEYLLCGKY, from the coding sequence ATGAGCTCAACCCCGATCAAGCATTACCTGCAGTTCAACGACCTCTCCGCCGAGGAGTACGAGTACCTGCTGGACCGCGCGCAGATCCTCAAGGCGAAGTTCAAGAACTACGAGACCTGGCACCCGCTGCACGACCGCACGCTGGCCATGATCTTCGAGAAGAATTCCACGCGCACGCGCCTGTCGTTCGAGGCGGGCATCCATCAGCTCGGCGGTCACGCGGTGTTCCTGAACACGCGCGACTCGCAGCTGGGCCGCGGCGAGCCGATCGAGGATGCCGCGCAGGTGATCTCCCGCATGGTGGACATCATCATGATCCGCACGTTCGGGCAGGAGATCATCGAACGCTTTGCCGCGCATTCGCGCGTGCCCGTGATCAACGGGCTGACCAACGAATATCATCCGTGCCAGGTGCTGGCGGACGTCTTCACGTACATCGAGCAGCGCGGCAGTATCCGCGGCAAGGTCGTCGCGTGGATCGGCGATGCCAACAACATGGCGTACACGTGGATCCAGGCCGCCGAGCGGCTCGGCTTCACGTTCCATTTCTCGGCGCCGCCGGGCTATCAGCTCGATCCGGCCATGGTGCCGGCGTCGGCCGCCAGCCTCGTCAAGGTGTTCGCCGATCCGCTGGACGCCTGCGATGGCGCGCATCTGGTCACCACCGACGTCTGGACCAGCATGGGGTTCGAGGCCGAGAACGAGGCGCGCAAGCGCGCGTTCAAGGACTGGATGGTCACCACGGCCATGATGGACCGCGCCGCGCCAGACGCCCTGTTCATGCACTGCCTGCCAGCGCATCGTGGCGAGGAAGTCGAGGCCGCCGTTATCGACGGCCCGCGCAGCGTGGTGTGGGAAGAGGCCGAAAACCGTCTGCACGTGCAGAAGGCGCTGATGGAATACCTGCTCTGCGGCAAGTATTGA
- the rpsT gene encoding 30S ribosomal protein S20, whose amino-acid sequence MANSAQARKRARQAVAQNAHNSSLRSRLRTAVKAVRKAIDAGDKAAAAEVFKQSQHVIDSIADKKIVHKNKAARHKSRLSAAIKAMAA is encoded by the coding sequence ATGGCAAATTCCGCACAAGCTCGCAAGCGCGCGCGCCAAGCCGTCGCTCAGAACGCTCACAACTCCAGCCTGCGCTCGCGTCTGCGCACCGCCGTCAAGGCCGTTCGCAAGGCCATCGACGCCGGCGACAAGGCTGCCGCTGCTGAAGTCTTCAAGCAGTCGCAACACGTGATCGACAGCATCGCCGACAAGAAGATCGTGCACAAGAACAAGGCTGCACGCCACAAGTCGCGCCTGTCGGCCGCCATCAAGGCCATGGCTGCCTGA
- a CDS encoding Zn-dependent hydrolase: MTTMRIDGKRLWQSLMALAEIGATPKGGNARLALTALDGQGRDLVTRWMREAGLTVTVDRVGNIFGRRAGRNDSLPPVMTGSHIDTQPTGGKFDGCFGVLAGLEVMRTLADHGITTEAPLELAIWTNEEGTRFVPVMMGSGVFAGKFPLEVALSATDTAGKRVADELRAIGYSGELPVGGRPIGAYLEAHIEQGPILEAADNIIGVVTGSLGLRWYDVTVTGMEAHAGPTPMPLRRDALYGATFLMQEVIRIANDHAPHGRGTVGVVDVHPSSRNVIPGAVTFSVDLRHQDADRLAEMDARFRDACARLQSGQTTGTALAVEVVDVQHFPPTPFAESLVAHVREEAGARGYTHQDIVTGAGHDAVYIASVAPTAMIFVPCKDGISHNEIEDARPEHLEAGANVLLGAMLASAGR; this comes from the coding sequence ATGACAACGATGCGGATCGATGGCAAGCGGCTCTGGCAGTCGCTGATGGCACTCGCGGAAATCGGCGCCACGCCGAAGGGCGGCAATGCGCGGCTTGCGCTGACCGCGCTCGATGGACAGGGGCGGGACCTCGTCACGCGCTGGATGCGCGAGGCGGGACTGACCGTGACGGTCGATCGGGTCGGCAATATCTTCGGCCGCCGCGCGGGCCGCAACGACAGCCTGCCGCCCGTGATGACGGGCAGCCATATCGACACCCAGCCCACGGGCGGCAAGTTCGACGGCTGTTTCGGTGTGCTCGCCGGGCTCGAGGTCATGCGCACGCTGGCCGATCATGGCATCACGACGGAAGCGCCGCTCGAACTGGCGATCTGGACCAACGAGGAAGGCACGCGCTTCGTGCCCGTGATGATGGGGTCGGGCGTGTTCGCGGGCAAGTTCCCGCTCGAGGTGGCGCTGTCCGCCACCGACACCGCCGGCAAGCGCGTGGCGGACGAACTGCGGGCCATCGGCTACTCGGGCGAGCTCCCCGTGGGCGGCCGGCCGATCGGCGCCTACCTCGAGGCGCATATCGAGCAGGGACCGATCCTCGAAGCGGCCGACAACATCATCGGCGTGGTCACGGGCTCGCTGGGCCTGCGGTGGTATGACGTGACCGTGACGGGCATGGAGGCGCATGCGGGCCCCACGCCGATGCCGCTGCGGCGCGATGCGCTATACGGCGCGACGTTCCTGATGCAGGAAGTCATCCGCATCGCCAACGACCATGCGCCGCATGGCCGCGGCACCGTGGGCGTGGTGGACGTGCATCCGTCGTCGCGCAACGTCATTCCCGGCGCGGTCACATTCTCGGTGGACCTGCGTCACCAGGATGCGGACCGGCTTGCGGAGATGGATGCGCGCTTCCGCGATGCCTGCGCGCGGTTGCAGTCGGGCCAGACCACGGGCACCGCGCTGGCGGTGGAGGTCGTGGACGTGCAGCACTTTCCGCCGACGCCGTTTGCCGAATCGCTGGTGGCGCACGTCAGGGAAGAAGCCGGTGCCCGCGGCTACACGCATCAGGACATCGTCACGGGTGCGGGGCACGACGCGGTGTATATCGCGAGCGTGGCGCCCACGGCGATGATCTTCGTGCCGTGCAAGGACGGCATCAGCCACAACGAGATCGAGGACGCGCGTCCCGAGCATCTGGAGGCCGGCGCCAACGTGCTGCTCGGGGCGATGCTGGCGAGCGCGGGCCGATAG
- the mutL gene encoding DNA mismatch repair endonuclease MutL yields MPADASHTALPAVPDRPVRPIRTLRPIRPLPDQLISQIAAGEVVERPASVVKELLENALDAGTSQLGIRLEEGGVRRIVITDNGCGIPADELPVALMRHATSKIASLDELEAVLTLGFRGEALASIASVSHLVLTSRTADAPHASQVSADSGQLQPASGGVGTMVDVQHLYFNTPARRKFLKSEQTELGHCLEMVRRVALARPDVTISVHHNGKPLEHWNAGDVATRTAQVLGDDFARARLPLDEEAGTLHLYGFAGLPTASRGRPDQQYFFVNGRFVRDKLLNHAVRSAYQDVLHGDRFPSYVLCLDLPPEMVDVNVHPSKIEVRFRESRAVHQFVYHAVQRCLARQAGEQGDSLHTDAGEGPAGAGGAYPMPAARPASGAGAAPQWINYSAGRQTELGIAQPRQAYLGMVRDATAGARGNGFDGAAQGLPGYAPSSQPSSQPSSRPPAWLADAQAARADEPPGLIGGSTVTRIGSHAFDGTADEDEAHPLGYAIAQLHGIYVLAQNARGLVLVDMHAAHERILYEQIKTALDARELAVQPLLIPVTLPASAVEIGAAEEHQDTLRQLGFDIAPVSPTTLAVRAIPALLKQADAEALARDVLRDLHAYGGSRVLIERQNELLATLACHSAVRANRKLTVEEMNALLREMEQTERADQCNHGRPTWVQLSVAELDRLFLRGQ; encoded by the coding sequence ATGCCTGCCGACGCCTCCCACACCGCCCTGCCAGCCGTGCCAGACCGGCCCGTCCGCCCTATCCGGACACTCAGGCCCATCCGGCCCTTACCCGACCAGCTGATCAGCCAGATCGCCGCCGGCGAGGTGGTGGAACGGCCGGCCTCGGTGGTCAAGGAACTGCTCGAAAACGCGCTCGACGCGGGCACCAGCCAGCTCGGCATCCGGCTCGAGGAAGGCGGCGTCCGCCGCATCGTCATCACCGACAACGGCTGCGGCATTCCGGCCGACGAACTCCCCGTGGCACTCATGCGCCACGCCACGAGCAAGATCGCCTCGCTCGACGAACTCGAAGCCGTGCTGACGCTCGGCTTCCGCGGCGAGGCGCTGGCCTCGATCGCTTCCGTCTCCCACCTCGTGCTGACCAGCCGCACCGCAGACGCGCCGCATGCCTCGCAGGTCAGTGCCGATTCCGGCCAGTTGCAGCCCGCGTCGGGCGGCGTCGGCACGATGGTCGACGTGCAGCACCTGTACTTCAACACGCCAGCGCGCAGAAAGTTCCTCAAATCGGAACAAACCGAGCTCGGCCACTGCCTGGAGATGGTCCGCCGGGTGGCGCTCGCGCGGCCCGACGTCACGATTTCGGTCCACCACAACGGCAAGCCGCTCGAGCACTGGAACGCCGGCGACGTGGCCACGCGAACCGCGCAGGTCCTGGGCGACGACTTCGCGCGCGCCCGGCTGCCGCTGGACGAGGAAGCGGGCACGCTGCATCTGTACGGCTTTGCGGGACTGCCGACGGCATCGCGCGGCCGGCCCGATCAGCAGTATTTCTTCGTCAACGGACGCTTCGTGCGCGACAAGCTGCTCAACCATGCCGTGCGCAGCGCCTATCAGGACGTGCTGCACGGCGACCGGTTTCCGTCGTACGTGCTCTGCCTGGACCTGCCGCCCGAGATGGTCGATGTGAACGTGCACCCGTCGAAGATCGAGGTGCGCTTTCGCGAATCGCGCGCGGTGCACCAGTTCGTCTATCACGCGGTGCAGCGTTGCCTCGCGCGACAGGCCGGCGAACAGGGCGACAGCCTGCATACCGATGCCGGCGAGGGTCCGGCCGGAGCGGGCGGCGCGTACCCGATGCCGGCCGCGCGGCCAGCCTCGGGGGCGGGTGCCGCGCCGCAGTGGATCAACTATTCGGCGGGCCGCCAGACCGAGCTGGGTATCGCGCAGCCGCGCCAGGCATACCTCGGCATGGTGCGCGACGCCACGGCCGGGGCGCGCGGCAACGGCTTCGATGGCGCCGCGCAGGGCCTGCCCGGCTATGCGCCTTCATCGCAGCCATCCTCGCAACCCTCATCGCGCCCGCCGGCATGGCTCGCGGACGCGCAGGCCGCGCGCGCCGACGAACCGCCCGGCCTGATCGGCGGATCCACGGTCACGCGCATCGGCAGCCATGCGTTCGATGGCACGGCGGATGAAGACGAGGCCCACCCGCTCGGCTATGCGATCGCGCAGCTGCACGGCATCTACGTGCTGGCGCAGAACGCGCGCGGGCTCGTGCTCGTCGATATGCACGCCGCGCACGAGCGCATTCTCTACGAGCAGATCAAGACCGCGCTCGATGCGCGCGAACTGGCCGTGCAGCCGCTGCTGATCCCCGTGACGCTGCCCGCGAGCGCGGTGGAGATCGGTGCCGCCGAGGAACATCAGGACACGTTGCGGCAGCTCGGCTTCGATATCGCGCCGGTCTCGCCGACCACGCTCGCCGTGCGCGCGATTCCCGCGCTGCTCAAGCAGGCCGACGCGGAAGCGCTCGCCCGCGACGTGCTGCGCGACCTCCATGCCTATGGCGGCTCGCGCGTGCTGATCGAACGCCAGAACGAGCTGCTGGCCACGCTGGCATGCCACAGCGCCGTGCGCGCGAACCGCAAGCTGACCGTCGAGGAAATGAACGCGCTGCTGCGCGAGATGGAGCAGACCGAGCGCGCCGACCAGTGCAATCACGGCCGGCCCACCTGGGTGCAGTTATCGGTCGCGGAGCTCGATCGGCTGTTCCTGCGCGGCCAGTGA
- the miaA gene encoding tRNA (adenosine(37)-N6)-dimethylallyltransferase MiaA encodes MSDAAMKAPIVCLLGPTASGKTAAALALAERAPIEIISLDSALVYREMDIGTAKPSRAELDAVPHHLIDIVDPADSYSAAQFVEDAERLIGEIRARGRMPLIVGGTMLYYKALTQGLNDLPRADAAVRAELDALAAERGWPALHAMLAEVDPVTAARLAPNDAQRIQRALEIHRLTGQPMSALLAREAAARTFTGSADARFRVIALEPSDRAVLHARIAARFDAMLAHGLIDEVKRLRARGDLNPALPSIRCVGYRQVWEYLDGECDHATMRERGIAATRQLCKRQITWLRSTPERVTVDCLAEDYVRQVADIAFASAQP; translated from the coding sequence ATGAGTGATGCCGCCATGAAGGCGCCGATCGTCTGCCTGCTGGGGCCGACCGCATCGGGCAAGACCGCCGCCGCGCTCGCGCTGGCCGAGCGCGCGCCCATCGAGATCATCAGCCTCGACTCCGCGCTGGTCTACCGCGAGATGGATATCGGCACGGCCAAGCCCTCGCGCGCCGAACTCGACGCGGTGCCCCATCATCTGATCGACATCGTCGATCCCGCCGACAGCTACTCCGCCGCGCAGTTCGTCGAGGATGCCGAACGCCTGATCGGCGAGATTCGCGCGCGCGGCCGCATGCCGCTGATCGTGGGCGGCACGATGCTCTACTACAAGGCGCTGACGCAGGGGCTCAACGACCTGCCGCGCGCCGATGCCGCGGTGCGCGCCGAGCTCGATGCGCTGGCGGCCGAACGCGGCTGGCCCGCGCTGCATGCGATGCTCGCCGAAGTGGACCCCGTGACGGCCGCGCGGCTCGCGCCCAACGATGCGCAGCGCATCCAGCGCGCGCTGGAGATCCATCGCCTGACCGGACAACCGATGTCGGCGCTGCTCGCGCGCGAAGCGGCCGCGCGCACGTTCACCGGCAGTGCCGATGCGCGCTTCCGCGTGATCGCGCTCGAACCGTCCGATCGCGCGGTGCTCCACGCGCGCATTGCCGCGCGCTTCGATGCAATGCTCGCGCACGGCCTGATCGACGAGGTGAAACGTCTGCGCGCGCGCGGCGACCTGAATCCGGCGCTGCCGTCGATTCGCTGCGTCGGCTATCGGCAGGTGTGGGAGTACCTCGATGGCGAATGCGACCACGCCACCATGCGCGAGCGCGGCATCGCGGCGACGCGCCAGCTGTGCAAGCGGCAGATCACGTGGCTGCGAAGCACGCCCGAGCGCGTGACTGTCGATTGCCTGGCCGAAGACTATGTGCGGCAGGTGGCGGACATCGCGTTCGCATCGGCCCAACCGTAA